From Desulfovibrio oxyclinae DSM 11498, the proteins below share one genomic window:
- a CDS encoding ABC transporter ATP-binding protein, which yields MLELKNVDTYYGNIQALYDVSLHIDHTEIITLIGANGAGKSTTLMTICGLLKPRSGDVIYENESISGMATNKIVASGISQVPEGRLIFPELTIKENLDMGAFLRNDKAGIARDVEYCYDLFPILAERRNQQGGNLSGGEQQMLAIARALMARPRLLLLDEPSMGLAPLIVKQIFEIIKKINKESGTTIFLVEQNANLALKIGHRGYVMENGKIVLTDSCDKLLANEDVKRAYLGL from the coding sequence ATGCTCGAACTCAAGAACGTCGATACCTATTATGGTAATATTCAGGCGCTGTACGACGTGAGCCTGCACATCGACCACACGGAAATCATCACGCTTATCGGCGCCAACGGTGCGGGGAAGTCCACTACGCTGATGACCATCTGCGGACTGCTCAAACCCCGTTCGGGCGATGTGATCTACGAAAACGAGTCCATCTCGGGCATGGCCACCAACAAGATTGTGGCCTCGGGCATTTCGCAGGTGCCGGAAGGGCGGTTGATCTTCCCGGAGTTGACCATCAAGGAAAACCTCGACATGGGGGCCTTCCTGCGCAACGACAAGGCCGGGATCGCCCGTGACGTGGAGTACTGCTACGACCTGTTCCCCATTCTTGCCGAGCGGCGGAATCAGCAGGGCGGCAACCTCTCCGGGGGGGAACAGCAGATGCTCGCCATCGCCCGCGCGCTCATGGCGCGGCCCAGATTGCTCCTGCTCGACGAGCCATCCATGGGCTTGGCACCTTTGATTGTTAAGCAAATATTTGAAATAATTAAGAAGATTAACAAAGAGTCAGGAACGACCATATTTCTGGTTGAACAGAACGCCAACCTTGCGTTAAAGATCGGCCACCGAGGTTACGTGATGGAAAACGGAAAGATCGTTTTGACAGACTCATGCGACAAGCTTCTTGCCAATGAGGATGTAAAGCGCGCATACCTCGGAC